A genomic window from Silene latifolia isolate original U9 population chromosome 11, ASM4854445v1, whole genome shotgun sequence includes:
- the LOC141613753 gene encoding uncharacterized protein LOC141613753, whose protein sequence is MYWIPGVARPLEKAARDSYANSPFVDDIALIGVPKGCEACMCKGFGSTLSGAALQWFVGLPNKSISSFADLVNAFNQQFASSRKPEKQASDLYRIVQGFEESTRDYLNRFNKEKVSIPRCDITTAIQAFRRGLHQDSQLYKDLTMHPCTTFEEVQSKAILCHEVEEDSRTVRGTYDSDPVSRKAPVEKKSERSKPYSRSVNKVSGNSEGKGEADLHLKISEYGFTTNLAGLFKALKALGRRVRWPKLPEGNPSSRDTCKKCGSELCGLTYSAAKRHATRTKGDRPKLPAGNCKVKKILVDTGSSVNLIMMETLKGMGFTEKDLAKKAIPLVGFSGETKHSLGEIITPTYAGGVNKQIATNCTLLLNRLDAILLPSSYKSKIEPHEKLNSRNKTNGHSKLMKILKLIIRISMENQFHFSEENEDVVGKLESNMDTEEGRSKGKREGKGEV, encoded by the exons ATGTATTGGATACCAGGCGTAGCCCGTCCGCTGGAGAAAGCAGCCAGAGATAGCTATGCAAACTCACCTTTCGTGGATGATATAGCTCTAATCGGTGTTCCTAAAGGATGT GAAGCTTGTATGTGCAAGGGTTTCGGGTCAACACTGTCAGGAGCAGCCCTGCAGTGGTTCGTCGGTCTACCTAATAAAAGCATATCCAGCTTCGCCGACCtagtcaatgccttcaaccagcagttcgccaGCAGCAGAAAGCCGGAGAAGCAAGCCAGTGACCTCTACCGGATAGTGCAAGGGTTTGAGGAATCTACCCGTGATTACTTAAAccggttcaacaaagagaaggtgtcaATTCCGAGGTGTGATATAAcaaccgctatacaagccttccgccgAGGACTGCACCAGGATTCACAGCTATACAAAGAcctaaccatgcatccatgcactACCTTTGAGGAGGTACAATCGAAGGCAATTCTTTGTCATGAGGTCGAAGAAGACTCTCGCACCGTAAGAGGCACTTATGATTCAGACCCAGTATCCAGAAAGGCGCCAGTAGAGAAGAAGAGCGAAAGATCCAAACCCTACAGCAGGAGCGTCAATAAAGTTTCTGGAAATTCTGAAGGAAAGGGCGAAGCAGATCTGCATCTGAAAATaagtgagtatggtttcactACCAATCTTGCAGGACTATTTAAAGCCTTAAAGGCGCTGGGACGCAGAGTCAGATGGCCGAAGCTTCCAGAAGGAAACCCCAGCAGCAGAGACACAtgcaagaagt GTGGATCGGAGCTGTGTGGGCTGACCTATTCAGCAGCTAAGAGGCACGCAACCAGGACTAAGGGAGACAGACCAAAGCTCCCCGCAG GAAATTGCAAGGTGAAAAAGATCCTAGTGGATACCGGAAGCTCCGTCAACTTGATCATGATGGAAACACTCAAAGGAATGGGATTCACCGAGAAAGATCTGGCAAAGAAGGCAATTCCCTTAGTTGGTTTCAGTGGCGAAACAAAGCACTCCCTAGGAGAAATCATCACCCCAACCTACGCCGGGGGTGTAAACAAACAG ATCGCTACCAACTGTACATTGTTGCTGAATCGGTTGGATGCGATTTTGCTTCCTAGTTCCTACAAAAGCAAAATTGAACCTCATGA AAAACTCAATTCGAGGAATAAGACAAACGGACATTCAAAGCTGATGAAGATATTGAAACTGATAATAAGGATAAGTATGGAGAACCAATTTCATTTTTCAGAAGAGAATGAAGATGTTGTGGGAAAACTGGAGAGTAACATGGATACTGAGGAAGGGAGAAGTAAAGGTAAAAGAGAAGGTAAAGGGGAAGTATGA